In Pseudonocardia sp. C8, one genomic interval encodes:
- a CDS encoding succinate dehydrogenase/fumarate reductase iron-sulfur subunit, which yields MKLTLKVWRQRDAVDKGRLATYDVEADPDMSFLEMLDVLNEKLILAGEEPVAFDHDCREGICGACSMVIDGQPHGPQRATTTCQLHMRHYSDGDTIVIEPFRSGSFPVVKDLIVDRSAFDKVIQSGGYVSVNTGSAPEANANAVPKAHADRAFAAANCIGCGACVAACPNGSASLFLGAKLTHLGELPQGQPERYERVVNMVQTHEDAGFGGCTNTGACATACPKEIPLDVISQLNRDYLAATVGGKRTQ from the coding sequence GTGAAACTGACTCTGAAGGTCTGGCGCCAGCGCGACGCGGTCGACAAGGGCCGGCTGGCCACCTATGACGTCGAGGCCGACCCGGACATGTCGTTCCTCGAGATGCTCGACGTCCTCAACGAGAAGCTGATCCTCGCCGGCGAGGAGCCGGTCGCGTTCGACCACGACTGCCGCGAGGGCATCTGCGGGGCGTGCAGCATGGTCATCGACGGCCAGCCGCACGGCCCGCAGCGGGCGACGACCACCTGCCAGCTGCACATGCGGCACTACTCCGACGGCGACACGATCGTCATCGAGCCGTTCCGGTCCGGGTCGTTCCCGGTCGTCAAGGACCTGATCGTCGACCGCAGCGCGTTCGACAAGGTCATCCAGTCCGGCGGCTACGTCTCGGTGAACACCGGGTCGGCCCCGGAGGCCAACGCCAACGCGGTGCCGAAGGCGCACGCCGACCGGGCGTTCGCGGCGGCGAACTGCATCGGCTGCGGGGCCTGCGTGGCGGCCTGCCCGAACGGCTCGGCGTCGCTGTTCCTGGGCGCCAAGCTGACCCACCTCGGTGAGCTGCCGCAGGGCCAGCCGGAGCGCTACGAGCGCGTCGTCAACATGGTCCAGACGCACGAGGACGCCGGCTTCGGCGGCTGCACCAACACCGGTGCCTGCGCCACCGCCTGCCCGAAGGAGATCCCGCTCGACGTGATCTCCCAGCTCAACCGCGACTACCTCGCGGCAACGGTGGGCGGCAAGCGCACGCAGTAG
- a CDS encoding fumarate reductase/succinate dehydrogenase flavoprotein subunit, whose product MTDANTHHVSYSDYAVGEPVVDKAVPSGPIETRWERRRFGVKLVNPANKRSKKIIVVGSGLAGGAASATLGEAGYQVKTFCYQDSPRRAHSIAAQGGINAAKNYRNDGDSVYRLFYDTVKGGDFRARESNVHRLAEISRQIIDQCVAQGVPFARDYGGLLDTRSFGGVQVSRTFYARGQTGQQLLLGAYQALERQVQAGTVEMFTRHEMLELIVVEGRARGIVARDMVTGEIEVHTADAVVLCSGGYGNVFYLSTNAKGCNVTASWRAHRKGALFANPCFTQIHPTCIPVSGDHQSKLTLMSESLRNDGRVWVPKKHGDTRRPGDIPDEERDYFLERKYPAFGNLVPRDIASRAAKEVCDEKRGVGPGGLGVYLDFSDAIQRLGRKAVEAKYGNLFEMYERITGENPYEVPMRIYPAVHYTMGGLWVDYDLQSTIPGLYVGGEANFSDHGANRLGASALMQGLADGYFVLPVTIGDYIAKHDLAPVPEDAPEVQEAVKSVTDRIDQLLSINGTRTVDSFHRELGQIMWDYCGMERTEDGLRKALDRIPELRREFWSNVKVPGTGAELNQSLEKAGRVADFLELGELMCLDALVRRESCGGHFRGESQTEDGEAQRDDENFSFTSAWEYTGRGQAPVLHKEELVFEYVHPTQRSYK is encoded by the coding sequence ATGACTGACGCCAACACCCACCACGTGAGCTACAGCGACTACGCGGTCGGCGAGCCGGTCGTCGACAAGGCCGTCCCGTCCGGCCCGATCGAGACCCGCTGGGAGCGCCGCCGGTTCGGCGTGAAGCTGGTCAACCCGGCCAACAAGCGGTCCAAGAAGATCATCGTCGTCGGATCGGGGCTGGCCGGTGGCGCCGCCTCGGCGACCCTGGGCGAGGCCGGCTACCAGGTCAAGACGTTCTGCTACCAGGACAGCCCGCGGCGTGCGCACTCGATCGCCGCGCAGGGCGGCATCAACGCGGCGAAGAACTACCGCAACGACGGCGACAGCGTCTACCGGCTGTTCTACGACACCGTGAAGGGCGGCGACTTCCGCGCCCGCGAGTCGAACGTCCACCGGCTCGCGGAGATCAGCCGCCAGATCATCGACCAGTGCGTCGCCCAGGGCGTCCCGTTCGCCCGCGACTACGGCGGCCTGCTCGACACCCGCTCGTTCGGCGGCGTGCAGGTCTCCCGGACCTTCTACGCCCGCGGCCAGACCGGGCAGCAGCTGCTGCTCGGCGCCTACCAGGCCCTGGAGCGCCAGGTCCAGGCCGGCACCGTCGAGATGTTCACCCGGCACGAGATGCTGGAGCTGATCGTCGTCGAGGGCCGGGCCCGCGGCATCGTCGCCCGCGACATGGTCACCGGCGAGATCGAGGTCCACACCGCGGACGCGGTCGTCCTCTGCTCGGGCGGCTACGGCAACGTCTTCTACCTGTCGACGAACGCCAAGGGCTGCAACGTCACCGCCTCCTGGCGGGCGCACCGCAAGGGCGCGCTGTTCGCCAACCCGTGCTTCACCCAGATCCACCCGACCTGCATCCCGGTCTCGGGTGACCACCAGTCGAAGCTGACCCTGATGTCGGAGTCGCTGCGCAACGACGGCCGGGTCTGGGTCCCGAAGAAGCACGGTGACACCCGCAGGCCGGGCGACATCCCGGACGAGGAGCGCGACTACTTCCTGGAGCGCAAGTACCCGGCGTTCGGCAACCTGGTGCCCCGCGACATCGCGTCCCGGGCCGCCAAGGAGGTCTGCGACGAGAAGCGCGGCGTCGGGCCCGGCGGTCTCGGGGTGTACCTGGACTTCTCCGACGCCATCCAGCGGCTCGGCCGCAAGGCCGTCGAGGCCAAGTACGGCAACCTCTTCGAGATGTACGAGCGGATCACGGGCGAGAACCCGTACGAGGTCCCGATGCGGATCTACCCCGCCGTGCACTACACGATGGGCGGCCTCTGGGTCGACTACGACCTGCAGTCGACCATCCCGGGCCTCTACGTCGGCGGTGAGGCCAACTTCTCCGACCACGGCGCGAACCGGCTCGGCGCCTCGGCGCTGATGCAGGGCCTGGCCGACGGCTACTTCGTCCTCCCGGTCACCATCGGCGACTACATCGCCAAGCACGACCTCGCCCCGGTTCCGGAGGACGCGCCCGAGGTCCAGGAGGCGGTCAAGTCCGTCACCGACCGCATCGACCAGCTGCTGTCGATCAACGGCACGCGCACGGTGGACTCGTTCCACCGCGAGCTCGGCCAGATCATGTGGGACTACTGCGGCATGGAGCGGACCGAGGACGGCCTGCGCAAGGCGCTGGACCGGATCCCGGAGCTGCGCCGCGAGTTCTGGAGCAACGTCAAGGTCCCCGGTACGGGGGCGGAGCTGAACCAGAGCCTGGAGAAGGCCGGCCGGGTGGCCGACTTCCTCGAGCTGGGCGAGCTCATGTGCCTGGACGCGCTCGTGCGTCGCGAGTCCTGCGGTGGCCACTTCCGTGGCGAGAGCCAGACCGAGGACGGCGAGGCGCAGCGCGACGACGAGAACTTCTCCTTCACCTCGGCCTGGGAGTACACCGGCCGCGGGCAGGCGCCCGTCCTGCACAAGGAGGAACTCGTCTTCGAGTACGTGCACCCGACCCAGCGCAGCTACAAGTAA
- the gdhA gene encoding NADP-specific glutamate dehydrogenase, with the protein MHATLDSIYQRVLDRNPGETEFHQAVREVLESIGPAVDKHPEYAQARIVERICEPERQIIFRVPWEDDDGNIHINRGFRVEFNSALGPYKGGLRFHPSVLLGTVKFLGFEQVFKNALTGLPIGGGKGGSDFDPRGRSDREVMRFCQSFMTELYRHLGEHTDVPAGDMGVGARELGFLFGQYKRITNRYESGVLTGKALVYGGAQVRREATGYGCTFFVERALQTRGDSLAGKDVVVSGAGNVALYTVEKVHQLGGRVVAVSDSSGVVHDPKGVDLELLKEIKEVRRERVSTYADQVGHAEFSSDRSIWDVPCQVALPSATQNELDADGARSLVRGGCLLVGEGANMPTTPDGVRVLRDAGVLFAPGKAANAGGVAASALEMQQNASRDSWTFEYSEQRLREIMVDVHDRCHATADEYGRPGDYVAGANIAGYARVAEAMLALGLV; encoded by the coding sequence ACAAGCACCCCGAGTACGCCCAGGCCCGGATCGTCGAGCGGATCTGCGAACCCGAGCGGCAGATCATCTTCCGGGTGCCGTGGGAGGACGACGACGGCAACATCCACATCAACCGGGGCTTCCGGGTCGAGTTCAACAGCGCGCTCGGGCCCTACAAGGGCGGGCTGCGCTTCCACCCGTCGGTGCTGCTCGGGACGGTGAAGTTCCTCGGCTTCGAGCAGGTGTTCAAGAACGCGCTGACCGGCCTCCCGATCGGCGGGGGCAAGGGCGGCTCGGACTTCGACCCGCGCGGCCGCTCCGACCGCGAGGTCATGCGGTTCTGCCAGAGCTTCATGACCGAGCTCTACCGGCACCTGGGCGAGCACACCGACGTCCCCGCCGGGGACATGGGCGTCGGCGCCCGCGAGCTCGGCTTCCTGTTCGGGCAGTACAAGCGGATCACCAACCGCTACGAGTCCGGCGTGCTCACCGGCAAGGCCCTGGTCTACGGCGGCGCCCAGGTCCGCCGCGAGGCGACCGGCTACGGCTGCACGTTCTTCGTGGAGCGGGCGCTGCAGACCCGCGGTGACTCCCTCGCGGGCAAGGACGTCGTCGTGTCCGGCGCCGGCAACGTCGCGCTGTACACGGTCGAGAAGGTGCACCAGCTCGGTGGCCGGGTCGTCGCGGTGTCGGACTCGAGCGGCGTCGTCCACGATCCGAAGGGCGTCGACCTGGAGCTGCTCAAGGAGATCAAGGAGGTCCGCCGGGAGCGGGTCAGCACCTACGCCGACCAGGTCGGGCACGCCGAGTTCTCGTCCGACCGGTCGATCTGGGACGTGCCCTGCCAGGTCGCGCTGCCCTCGGCCACCCAGAACGAGCTCGACGCCGACGGCGCGCGCTCCCTGGTGCGGGGCGGCTGCCTGCTCGTCGGCGAGGGGGCGAACATGCCGACGACACCGGACGGGGTGCGCGTCCTGCGGGACGCGGGCGTGCTCTTCGCGCCGGGCAAGGCCGCGAACGCCGGCGGTGTCGCCGCGTCCGCGCTGGAGATGCAGCAGAACGCCTCGCGGGACTCGTGGACCTTCGAGTACTCCGAGCAGCGGCTCCGCGAGATCATGGTCGACGTGCACGACCGCTGCCACGCCACGGCCGACGAGTACGGCCGTCCCGGCGACTACGTGGCCGGGGCGAACATCGCCGGCTACGCCCGGGTCGCCGAGGCGATGCTCGCGCTCGGCCTGGTCTGA
- the recA gene encoding recombinase RecA, producing the protein MSAPDREKALELALAQIEKNHGKGSVMRLGDQARTPVSAISTGSIALDVALGVGGIPRGRVIEIYGPESSGKTTVALHAVANAQAAGGVAAFVDAEHALDPEYAKALGVDTDELLVSQPDTGEQALEIADMLIRSGALDIIVIDSVAALVPRAEIEGEMGDSHVGLQARLMSQALRKITGALSNSGTTAIFINQLREKIGVMFGSPETTTGGKALKFYASVRMDIRRIETLKDGTDMVGSRTRVKVVKNKVAPPFKQAEFDVLYGVGISKEGSLIDVGVEQGIIRKSGAWYTYEGDQMGQGKENARKFLKENPDVAAEIEKRIKEKLGIGAVVDAEETSPVEPLPAPVDF; encoded by the coding sequence ATGTCCGCTCCGGACCGCGAGAAGGCGCTCGAACTCGCCCTCGCCCAGATCGAGAAGAACCACGGCAAGGGCTCGGTGATGCGCCTGGGCGACCAGGCGCGCACCCCGGTCAGTGCCATCTCCACCGGCTCCATCGCGCTCGACGTCGCGCTCGGGGTCGGCGGGATCCCCCGCGGCCGCGTGATCGAGATCTACGGCCCGGAGTCCAGCGGTAAGACGACGGTCGCGCTGCACGCCGTGGCGAACGCCCAGGCGGCAGGTGGTGTGGCCGCGTTCGTCGACGCCGAGCACGCGCTCGACCCGGAGTACGCCAAGGCGCTCGGTGTCGACACCGACGAGCTGCTGGTGTCCCAGCCGGACACCGGCGAGCAGGCGCTGGAGATCGCGGACATGCTGATCCGCTCCGGCGCGCTCGACATCATCGTCATCGACTCGGTCGCCGCGCTCGTGCCGCGTGCCGAGATCGAGGGCGAGATGGGGGACAGCCACGTCGGACTGCAGGCCCGGCTCATGAGCCAGGCGCTGCGGAAGATCACCGGTGCACTCAGCAACTCCGGCACCACCGCGATCTTCATCAACCAGCTGCGCGAGAAGATCGGCGTGATGTTCGGGTCCCCGGAGACCACGACCGGTGGCAAGGCGCTGAAGTTCTACGCCTCGGTCCGCATGGACATCCGCCGGATCGAGACCCTCAAGGACGGCACCGACATGGTCGGCAGCCGGACCCGCGTCAAGGTCGTGAAGAACAAGGTGGCCCCGCCGTTCAAGCAGGCCGAGTTCGACGTGCTCTACGGCGTCGGGATCAGCAAGGAGGGATCGCTGATCGACGTCGGCGTCGAGCAGGGGATCATCCGCAAGTCCGGTGCCTGGTACACCTACGAGGGCGACCAGATGGGGCAGGGCAAGGAGAACGCCCGCAAGTTCCTCAAGGAGAACCCGGACGTCGCCGCGGAGATCGAGAAGCGGATCAAGGAGAAGCTCGGCATCGGCGCGGTCGTCGACGCCGAGGAGACCTCTCCGGTCGAGCCGCTGCCGGCCCCGGTCGACTTCTGA
- a CDS encoding LysR family transcriptional regulator, with translation MTLQQLMYFVAVADVRSFTRAADQVGVAQPTLSRALRSLEDELGAPLINRGSVLTLTPAGEAVLPLAQRMLADSDTVRTTVAELVGLRSGRVRIGATPSLCIGVLSDVLRVFHARHPEIAVELAEDGAQPLVTALVTGELDIALVIVPPEGVDPALHSAPLLRERLSVASPRARRPLTARGSISITELARHDLVMVRKGYDLREVTLRAYAEAGVRPRIAVEGGQMDAVLRMVEAGTGVAVVPDLVFAGRPRLRRTVLNPALHRTVALARRADIAPTPAVIAFADTLLEHMSDTSASLREGTSDVQVLHRHRSGRELLG, from the coding sequence GTGACACTTCAGCAGCTCATGTACTTCGTGGCCGTGGCCGACGTGCGCAGCTTCACTCGTGCGGCCGACCAGGTGGGTGTCGCACAGCCCACGCTGAGCCGGGCGCTGCGGTCGCTGGAGGACGAGCTGGGTGCCCCGCTGATCAACCGGGGCTCCGTGCTGACGCTGACCCCGGCCGGCGAGGCCGTGCTCCCGCTGGCCCAGCGCATGCTCGCCGACTCCGACACCGTCCGCACGACGGTGGCGGAGCTGGTGGGGCTGCGCAGCGGCCGGGTGCGGATCGGGGCGACGCCGTCGCTGTGCATCGGGGTGCTGTCGGACGTGCTGCGCGTCTTCCACGCGCGGCACCCGGAGATCGCCGTCGAGCTCGCCGAGGACGGCGCGCAGCCGCTGGTGACGGCGCTGGTGACCGGCGAGCTCGACATCGCGCTGGTGATCGTGCCACCGGAGGGCGTGGACCCGGCCCTGCACAGCGCTCCCCTGCTGCGGGAACGGCTGTCGGTCGCCTCTCCCCGGGCGCGGCGCCCGCTCACCGCACGGGGATCGATCTCGATCACCGAGCTGGCCCGGCACGACCTGGTGATGGTGCGCAAGGGGTACGACCTCCGGGAGGTGACGCTCCGGGCCTACGCCGAGGCCGGGGTGCGACCCCGGATCGCGGTGGAGGGCGGCCAGATGGACGCGGTGCTGCGGATGGTCGAGGCCGGGACCGGGGTCGCGGTGGTGCCCGACCTGGTGTTCGCCGGGCGGCCCCGGCTGCGCCGGACCGTGCTGAACCCGGCCCTGCACCGGACGGTGGCCCTGGCCCGGCGCGCCGACATCGCCCCGACCCCGGCGGTGATCGCCTTCGCCGACACCCTGCTGGAGCACATGTCGGACACGTCGGCGTCGCTGCGGGAGGGGACGAGCGACGTGCAGGTGCTGCACCGGCACCGGTCAGGCCGGGAGCTGCTCGGCTGA
- a CDS encoding DUF3046 domain-containing protein, whose protein sequence is MRLSHFRELMEAEFGPVRAASLSRDHVFAELDGQTVEQAIESGVDLRRVWRAVCEHFEVPRARR, encoded by the coding sequence GTGCGACTGAGCCACTTCCGCGAGCTGATGGAGGCCGAGTTCGGGCCGGTGCGGGCGGCGTCGCTGTCCCGTGACCACGTGTTCGCCGAGCTGGACGGGCAGACCGTCGAGCAGGCGATCGAGTCCGGGGTCGACCTGCGCCGGGTCTGGCGCGCGGTGTGCGAGCACTTCGAGGTGCCGCGCGCACGGCGCTGA
- a CDS encoding RecX family transcriptional regulator — MPPHTGPRDTSEAGGAEPSGPRTASLDELFGETRPPGPAAGEDTGGAADIEAGSWAELTTGIEAGSWADPTVASPGAPAEQCGPSAPSEPGSGVETTPRTVTFEELSTGGPPEAGDVPRVVTIGEPVPDAGPPDGERPDGPRAVPFEQLAGGRGRSRSDRAGGRRGADAGGAGRPGSAASEGAASRPGRGRRRARRAEAGTPDREETPAEQEARAKEICLRLLTDRARTVKELGDALRRKEIPDEVAARVLERFDEVGLVDDRAFADQWVRSRHHYRGLGKRAIARELQRKGVDRDTADEALTGIDEDSERERARELVARRLRSLPVGSREERQATARKLVGMLARKGYGPGVAYGVVKDEIAAAGADADELGEAPPDGD, encoded by the coding sequence GTGCCCCCGCACACCGGCCCGCGGGACACCTCCGAGGCGGGCGGTGCGGAGCCCTCCGGCCCCCGCACCGCCTCGCTCGACGAGCTGTTCGGCGAAACCCGCCCACCGGGCCCCGCCGCGGGCGAGGACACCGGTGGCGCTGCCGACATCGAGGCCGGGAGCTGGGCCGAGCTCACCACCGGCATCGAGGCCGGGAGCTGGGCCGACCCCACTGTCGCGTCGCCCGGTGCACCTGCCGAGCAGTGCGGGCCGTCCGCGCCGTCCGAGCCCGGCAGCGGTGTGGAGACCACACCGCGCACGGTCACGTTCGAGGAGCTGAGCACCGGGGGCCCGCCGGAGGCCGGTGACGTTCCGCGGGTCGTCACGATCGGGGAGCCGGTCCCCGACGCCGGTCCACCGGACGGGGAGCGTCCGGACGGCCCCCGAGCGGTCCCGTTCGAGCAGCTCGCCGGCGGGCGCGGTCGATCCCGCAGCGACCGCGCGGGCGGCCGCCGGGGAGCCGATGCCGGCGGAGCGGGCCGGCCGGGCAGTGCCGCGTCCGAGGGAGCTGCGTCCCGCCCCGGGCGTGGCCGGCGTCGTGCACGCCGTGCCGAGGCCGGGACACCCGACCGCGAGGAGACCCCCGCGGAGCAGGAGGCGCGGGCGAAGGAGATCTGCCTGCGCCTGCTCACCGACCGCGCCCGCACCGTGAAGGAACTCGGTGACGCCTTGCGCCGCAAGGAGATCCCCGACGAGGTCGCGGCGCGTGTCCTCGAACGGTTCGACGAGGTCGGCCTCGTCGACGACCGGGCGTTCGCCGACCAGTGGGTGCGTTCGCGGCACCACTACCGCGGCCTGGGCAAGCGGGCGATCGCCCGGGAGCTGCAGCGCAAGGGCGTCGACCGGGACACCGCCGACGAGGCACTCACCGGGATCGACGAGGACTCCGAGCGCGAACGCGCCCGCGAGCTGGTCGCACGGCGGCTCCGGAGCCTGCCCGTCGGCTCCCGCGAGGAGCGCCAGGCCACCGCGCGCAAGCTGGTCGGGATGCTGGCCCGGAAGGGCTACGGCCCCGGCGTCGCGTACGGCGTGGTCAAGGACGAGATCGCCGCGGCGGGCGCGGACGCCGACGAGCTCGGCGAGGCCCCGCCCGACGGCGACTGA
- a CDS encoding succinate dehydrogenase cytochrome b subunit → MSEKSRAGGGVAEPRRPRTPSAYLKFVMAVSGVFLLLYVVLHMIGNLKIFFGPEAIDHYAAWLRTILEPALPHEGMLWIVRVVLLVSVVAHIWSATVLTLRAKRARPIKYAGGTNKVKGSYAARTMRWGGVIIALFVVYHLLDLTTGTLNPNGEHLQVYDNVTADFTLARWYVTLFYVLAVVALGFHVRHGIWSGIQTLGLSTNSRERTIKAVSTAFAVVLTLGFVSVPLAVTFGVV, encoded by the coding sequence ATGTCCGAGAAGTCCCGGGCGGGCGGCGGCGTCGCCGAGCCCCGGCGCCCACGCACGCCGAGTGCGTACCTGAAGTTCGTGATGGCGGTGAGCGGCGTCTTCCTGCTGCTCTACGTCGTCCTGCACATGATCGGGAACCTGAAGATCTTCTTCGGTCCCGAGGCGATCGACCATTACGCGGCCTGGCTGCGCACGATCCTGGAGCCCGCGCTGCCGCACGAGGGCATGCTGTGGATCGTCCGCGTGGTGCTGCTCGTGTCGGTCGTCGCGCACATCTGGTCGGCGACCGTGCTCACGCTGCGCGCGAAGCGGGCCCGGCCGATCAAGTACGCCGGCGGCACGAACAAGGTCAAGGGCAGCTACGCGGCCCGCACCATGCGGTGGGGCGGCGTCATCATCGCGCTGTTCGTGGTCTACCACCTGCTCGACCTCACCACGGGCACGCTGAACCCGAACGGCGAGCACCTGCAGGTCTACGACAACGTCACCGCCGACTTCACCCTGGCCCGGTGGTACGTGACCCTGTTCTACGTCCTGGCCGTCGTCGCGCTCGGCTTCCACGTCCGGCACGGCATCTGGTCGGGCATCCAGACGCTCGGCCTGTCGACCAACAGCCGCGAGCGCACCATCAAGGCGGTGTCCACGGCGTTCGCCGTCGTGCTCACCCTGGGGTTCGTCTCGGTGCCCCTCGCCGTCACGTTCGGAGTGGTCTGA